A window from Ignavibacteriota bacterium encodes these proteins:
- a CDS encoding glycoside hydrolase family 88 protein — protein sequence MNLHNYHKKNYSMRKVDKNIIYTLFIRIIILSGFPFNIGYSQNDEIRSASQVARQIVDKIISESSFETKTVKLLSELGMQVLNFDDLNTTQKNYHYYSITNIYCPSDTSLNFGLNFSGDLEIYINNKSVFDRKNGNETFIKEIAYTLFNFSDTFTVDLEKGKNTILCRLKSNNDQPIVFLREIPKMAEDELTAEFKLNILSNENLLNQWLIVGPIDQSFNLLPELLENKIKDNYVIGDKKYEWKLIEEKSVEELFIPKINTYQRESYLEWHYANGTVLFGMQEVAKVLHDSKYSDFVDKALNYTLQNYELFKKQYFNKFAFRGSNHRMFRKTMLDDTGAPALPYLQNYLETKNKNLKYLIDEMCEYVSSQQIRLEDGTFCRPEPIEMTIWADDLFMSVPFLIRMGKLTNENKYFDDASTQVINFYNYLFDEEIGLCKHAWFSPTNGKSVAYWGRANGWMLWAVSEVLLYLPKNHASYSKILNLFRNHLNGIIKFQEKNGMWHQVLDKPESFEETSCTAMYIIAISRGVQNNWIDTDNKKYASLAWQSLKTKISSNGIVKDICRGTSVGYDYDFYFNRKRFENDPRGLGAVLTATTEMIKLGY from the coding sequence TTGAACTTACATAATTATCATAAAAAAAATTATAGTATGAGAAAAGTTGATAAAAATATTATTTATACATTGTTCATTAGAATAATTATTTTATCAGGTTTTCCATTTAATATTGGTTACAGCCAAAATGATGAAATAAGATCGGCATCTCAAGTTGCAAGACAAATTGTTGATAAAATAATTAGTGAAAGTTCTTTTGAAACTAAAACTGTTAAGTTATTATCAGAATTAGGAATGCAAGTTTTAAATTTTGATGATTTGAATACAACTCAGAAAAATTATCATTATTACTCAATTACAAATATTTATTGCCCCTCAGATACATCATTAAATTTTGGTTTAAATTTTTCAGGTGATTTAGAAATTTATATAAATAACAAATCAGTGTTCGATAGAAAAAATGGCAATGAAACTTTTATAAAAGAAATTGCTTATACATTATTTAATTTCTCAGATACTTTCACTGTTGATTTAGAAAAAGGTAAAAACACAATTTTGTGTAGATTGAAATCTAATAATGATCAACCAATTGTTTTTCTAAGAGAAATACCTAAAATGGCTGAGGATGAATTAACCGCAGAATTTAAACTGAATATTTTGAGTAATGAAAATCTTTTGAATCAATGGTTAATTGTTGGCCCAATTGATCAATCTTTTAATCTATTGCCTGAGTTATTAGAAAATAAAATAAAAGATAATTATGTAATTGGTGATAAAAAGTATGAATGGAAGTTAATTGAAGAAAAATCAGTTGAAGAATTATTTATACCGAAAATAAATACTTATCAAAGAGAATCATATTTAGAATGGCATTATGCAAACGGAACTGTTTTATTCGGAATGCAAGAAGTTGCTAAAGTTTTGCATGATTCAAAGTACTCGGATTTTGTTGATAAAGCACTTAACTATACATTACAAAATTATGAATTATTTAAGAAGCAGTATTTTAACAAATTTGCTTTCAGAGGAAGTAATCATAGAATGTTTAGGAAAACAATGCTGGATGATACCGGTGCACCAGCTTTACCGTATCTTCAAAATTATTTAGAAACAAAAAATAAGAATCTAAAATATCTTATTGATGAAATGTGTGAATATGTTTCATCACAACAGATTAGACTAGAAGATGGAACTTTTTGCAGACCGGAACCAATCGAAATGACGATTTGGGCAGATGATTTATTTATGAGTGTTCCATTTTTAATTCGCATGGGAAAATTAACCAACGAGAATAAATATTTTGATGACGCTTCAACCCAAGTGATAAATTTTTATAATTATCTTTTTGATGAAGAAATTGGTTTATGTAAACATGCTTGGTTTAGTCCAACAAATGGAAAATCTGTTGCATATTGGGGAAGAGCAAACGGTTGGATGTTATGGGCAGTTTCTGAGGTACTATTGTATTTACCTAAAAACCATGCAAGCTATAGTAAAATTTTAAATTTATTTCGGAATCATTTGAATGGAATAATTAAATTTCAAGAAAAAAACGGTATGTGGCATCAAGTTTTAGATAAACCAGAATCTTTTGAAGAAACTTCTTGTACGGCCATGTATATAATTGCAATTAGCAGAGGAGTACAAAATAATTGGATTGATACAGACAATAAGAAATATGCTTCTCTTGCATGGCAATCGTTAAAGACGAAAATAAGTTCTAATGGAATAGTAAAAGATATATGTAGAGGAACATCTGTTGGTTACGATTATGATTTTTATTTCAATCGTAAAAGATTCGAAAATGATCCGAGAGGATTAGGTGCAGTTCTGACTGCTACGACCGAAATGATAAAACTTGGATACTAA